One segment of Variovorax sp. PAMC28562 DNA contains the following:
- a CDS encoding oxaloacetate decarboxylase: MANETLKTRLARNDIVLAPGVYDALSALVAEQAGFEALYLSGASIAYTRLGRSDIGLTTFTEVEDTLSRITERVRLPVIVDADTGFGNALNTQRTVRGFERAGAAMVQIEDQTFPKRCGHLDGKTVVPVREMVGKLQAALDARTSADTLILARTDAAAVEGLDAALDRAEAYLATGVDALFIEALRSPEQMDAACSRFAHRVPLLANMVEGGKTPIHDADALQAHGFRIAIFPGGTARAVVHTLQGYYGSLQAHRTTQPWRDRMLDFDGLNEVIGTPELIRNGQKYE; this comes from the coding sequence ATGGCGAATGAAACTTTGAAGACCCGGCTGGCGCGCAACGACATCGTGCTCGCGCCCGGCGTCTACGACGCCCTCAGCGCGCTGGTGGCGGAGCAGGCAGGTTTCGAGGCGCTGTATCTTTCGGGCGCCTCGATCGCCTACACGCGGCTCGGTCGCTCCGACATCGGCCTCACCACTTTCACCGAGGTCGAGGACACGCTTTCGCGCATCACCGAGCGGGTGCGACTGCCGGTCATCGTCGATGCCGACACCGGCTTCGGCAACGCGCTCAACACCCAGCGCACGGTGCGCGGCTTCGAGCGCGCGGGCGCCGCGATGGTCCAGATCGAAGACCAGACCTTTCCCAAGCGCTGCGGCCACCTCGACGGCAAGACCGTGGTGCCGGTGCGCGAGATGGTCGGCAAGCTGCAGGCCGCGCTCGACGCGCGCACTTCCGCCGACACGCTGATCCTCGCCCGCACCGATGCTGCGGCCGTCGAAGGACTGGACGCGGCGCTCGACCGCGCCGAAGCCTATCTGGCGACCGGCGTGGACGCGCTCTTCATCGAGGCGCTGCGCTCACCCGAGCAGATGGACGCGGCCTGCAGCCGCTTCGCGCATCGCGTGCCGCTGCTGGCGAACATGGTCGAAGGCGGCAAGACGCCGATTCACGACGCCGATGCATTGCAGGCGCACGGCTTTCGCATCGCGATCTTTCCGGGTGGCACCGCGCGCGCGGTCGTCCACACGCTGCAGGGCTACTACGGCAGCCTGCAGGCCCATCGCACCACGCAGCCGTGGCGCGATCGCATGCTGGATTTCGATGGACTGAACGAAGTCATCGGCACGCCGGAATTGATTCGGAACGGACAGAAATACGAATGA
- a CDS encoding SDR family oxidoreductase, translating to MTSIQDNIKGKVAIVTGASSGLGESTARHLAARGAKVVLAARRTDRLDKVVAEIREAGGEAIAVATDVTKRADLERLAAATVEAFGRIDVLVNNAGVMPLSPIDKLKVDEWDQTIDVNIKGVLYGIAAVLPRMQAQGSGHIVNVSSIAGFKVFTPIGTVYSATKYAVRAISEGLRVEVGNSGIRVTIVSPGAVESELKFNTTDPESAAGVQAFYEASQIPAASVARAVVYAVEQPANVDINEVVLRPVSQDF from the coding sequence ATGACATCCATCCAAGACAACATCAAAGGCAAGGTCGCCATCGTCACCGGCGCCAGCAGCGGGCTCGGCGAATCGACTGCACGTCACTTGGCCGCGCGCGGCGCGAAGGTGGTGCTGGCCGCGCGACGCACCGACCGGCTCGACAAGGTGGTCGCCGAGATCCGGGAAGCCGGCGGCGAAGCCATCGCCGTCGCCACCGACGTGACCAAGCGCGCCGACCTGGAGCGCCTGGCCGCCGCCACGGTCGAGGCGTTCGGCCGCATCGACGTGCTGGTCAACAACGCGGGCGTGATGCCGCTGTCGCCGATCGACAAGCTCAAGGTCGACGAGTGGGATCAAACCATCGACGTCAACATCAAGGGCGTGCTCTACGGCATTGCAGCGGTGCTGCCGCGCATGCAGGCGCAAGGCAGCGGGCACATCGTCAACGTGTCGTCGATCGCCGGCTTCAAGGTGTTCACACCGATCGGCACGGTCTACAGCGCGACCAAGTACGCGGTGCGCGCCATCTCGGAAGGGTTGCGTGTCGAAGTGGGTAACAGCGGCATTCGCGTGACCATCGTCTCGCCCGGCGCGGTCGAGTCGGAACTGAAGTTCAACACCACCGATCCTGAAAGTGCCGCTGGCGTGCAGGCTTTCTATGAAGCCAGTCAGATTCCGGCCGCTTCGGTGGCGCGCGCGGTGGTCTATGCGGTGGAGCAACCGGCCAACGTAGACATCAACGAAGTCGTGCTGCGGCCGGTGTCCCAAGACTTCTAA
- a CDS encoding hydantoinase/oxoprolinase family protein: protein MTEINNKESTSGLASGLASGLVVGVDVGGTFTDLFVLDEAKGTARIVKVPSTRGEEARGFMNGVARVADSAAAIATIVHGTTVGTNALLERKVARTGIITTRGFRDVLEMRRRDRPQTWGLRGAFLPVVPRDLRLEVDERVLADGTLHTPVDLEQVRQQTRALLEAGCEAVCVFFINTYANPVNEQQAVAAVRELWPNAHVTSAHEVLPEIREFERCSTATLNAALQPVVGSYLARLESDLRAQGFDGELLVVQSNGGVMSRQTASDLPVRTALSGPAAGVIACAAIARAAGFPDAITGDMGGTSFDVSLVANGEAALAAQTAIEFGMVIRSPMIQIETIGAGGGSIASVDASGMLQVGPESAGSVPGPACYGRGNMRPTVTDANVLLGRIAADRPLGGGLLAALDAEKSREAIELHVAQPLGLDVYAAAEAILTVANARMAGAIRLVSIERGHDPRKFAYMPFGGGGALHVCAMMREVGVSTGIVPRYPGVTSALGCVIADMRHDAVQTINRPLADVDVDDLRQRVATLAASCQARLDSSGVRFDAVREVVALDMFYAGQTHTLPVTLPEGSGATLTRESIRSAFEAAYAVAFGRVLDGIPIRVMNLRYARIGVRPKFDLAVLAPEGVGSTAPLGTQRVFHQGRWHDATRYARLDLPVGARIDGPAILEQADTTVWLEPGFHAEVDAFGNLLVRLS, encoded by the coding sequence ATGACGGAAATCAACAACAAAGAGAGCACGTCCGGACTTGCATCGGGTCTGGCGTCCGGACTCGTGGTGGGCGTCGATGTCGGCGGCACCTTCACCGACCTCTTCGTGCTCGACGAAGCGAAGGGCACTGCGCGCATCGTCAAGGTGCCGTCGACCCGCGGCGAAGAAGCGCGCGGCTTCATGAACGGCGTGGCGCGCGTGGCCGATTCGGCTGCGGCCATCGCTACCATCGTGCACGGCACTACGGTAGGCACCAACGCGCTGCTGGAGCGCAAGGTGGCGCGCACCGGCATCATCACGACGCGTGGTTTTCGTGACGTTCTGGAGATGCGTCGGCGCGACCGGCCGCAAACCTGGGGACTGCGCGGCGCCTTCCTGCCGGTGGTGCCGCGCGACCTGCGGCTGGAGGTCGACGAGCGCGTGCTGGCCGACGGCACGCTGCACACGCCGGTCGATCTGGAGCAGGTGCGCCAGCAGACCCGTGCGCTGCTCGAAGCCGGTTGCGAAGCGGTCTGTGTCTTCTTCATCAACACCTACGCCAACCCGGTGAACGAGCAACAGGCGGTGGCCGCCGTGCGCGAACTTTGGCCGAACGCGCATGTCACATCGGCGCACGAAGTGTTGCCCGAGATCCGTGAGTTCGAGCGCTGCTCGACCGCCACGCTCAATGCGGCGCTGCAGCCGGTCGTGGGCAGCTACCTGGCGCGCCTCGAATCCGACCTGCGCGCGCAGGGTTTCGACGGCGAGTTGCTGGTGGTGCAAAGCAACGGCGGCGTCATGTCGCGCCAGACTGCCAGTGACCTGCCGGTGCGCACCGCGCTCTCCGGCCCGGCCGCAGGCGTCATCGCCTGCGCCGCCATCGCGCGCGCCGCCGGCTTTCCGGATGCGATTACCGGCGACATGGGCGGTACGTCGTTCGACGTGTCGCTGGTCGCCAACGGCGAAGCGGCGCTGGCCGCGCAGACCGCGATCGAGTTCGGCATGGTGATCCGCTCGCCGATGATCCAGATCGAGACCATCGGTGCCGGCGGTGGTTCGATCGCCTCGGTCGATGCGAGCGGCATGCTGCAGGTCGGGCCCGAGTCGGCCGGCAGCGTGCCCGGCCCTGCCTGCTACGGCCGCGGCAACATGCGCCCGACCGTCACCGATGCCAACGTGCTGCTCGGTCGCATCGCTGCCGATCGTCCACTCGGTGGTGGCTTGCTGGCAGCGCTCGATGCAGAGAAGTCGCGCGAAGCGATCGAGCTGCATGTGGCACAGCCGCTCGGGCTCGATGTGTATGCGGCGGCGGAAGCCATCCTCACGGTGGCCAACGCGCGCATGGCCGGCGCGATCCGGCTGGTGTCGATCGAGCGCGGGCACGATCCGCGCAAGTTCGCTTACATGCCCTTCGGCGGCGGCGGCGCGCTGCATGTGTGCGCCATGATGCGCGAGGTCGGTGTCTCGACCGGCATCGTGCCGCGCTATCCCGGCGTCACCTCGGCATTGGGCTGCGTGATCGCCGACATGCGGCACGACGCGGTGCAGACGATCAACCGGCCGCTCGCCGATGTCGACGTCGACGATCTGCGACAACGTGTCGCGACGCTCGCGGCATCGTGTCAGGCGCGGCTCGATTCATCGGGCGTCCGCTTCGATGCAGTGCGCGAAGTGGTGGCGCTCGACATGTTCTATGCGGGGCAGACCCACACCTTGCCCGTGACCTTGCCCGAAGGCAGCGGGGCGACGTTGACGCGCGAGTCGATTCGCAGCGCCTTCGAGGCCGCCTACGCCGTCGCCTTCGGTCGCGTGCTCGATGGCATTCCGATCCGCGTGATGAACCTGCGCTATGCGCGCATCGGCGTGCGACCCAAGTTCGACCTGGCGGTGCTGGCACCCGAAGGCGTGGGCAGCACCGCGCCGCTCGGAACGCAGCGCGTGTTTCATCAGGGCCGATGGCACGACGCGACACGCTATGCACGGCTGGACTTGCCGGTCGGCGCGCGCATCGACGGGCCGGCGATCCTGGAGCAGGCCGACACCACGGTGTGGCTCGAGCCTGGTTTTCATGCCGAGGTCGATGCCTTCGGCAACCTGCTGGTGCGGCTGTCGTGA
- a CDS encoding TetR/AcrR family transcriptional regulator: MSLDAVPAKNARAAQKGQQTKAVIVDAALNLAQQIGLEGLSIGAVAEITKMSKSGVFAHFGSREELQISVVREYHARFEQEVFYAALSVARGLPRLRAMFDNWMKRTSEEIDSGCIYISGATEFDDRPGPVRDALVESVSIWQAAVLRAIVQSQDEAHLAADADARQIAFETHGLILALHYEARFLRVPGSIERARRGFDNLLERCATPAAPRPAATKLPLKRVR; encoded by the coding sequence ATGTCCCTCGATGCCGTTCCCGCCAAAAACGCACGCGCGGCCCAGAAGGGGCAGCAGACCAAAGCCGTGATCGTCGACGCCGCGCTCAACCTGGCGCAGCAGATCGGCCTGGAAGGCCTGTCGATCGGCGCCGTGGCCGAGATCACGAAGATGAGCAAGTCGGGCGTGTTCGCTCATTTCGGTTCGCGTGAGGAACTGCAGATTTCGGTGGTGCGCGAGTACCACGCGCGCTTCGAGCAGGAAGTGTTCTACGCCGCGCTTTCCGTCGCGCGAGGGCTGCCGCGGCTGCGTGCCATGTTCGACAACTGGATGAAGCGCACGTCGGAAGAAATCGACTCCGGCTGCATCTACATCAGCGGCGCGACCGAGTTCGACGACCGCCCCGGCCCCGTGCGCGATGCGCTGGTCGAGTCGGTCAGCATCTGGCAGGCCGCAGTGTTGCGCGCCATCGTGCAGTCCCAGGACGAAGCGCACCTCGCGGCCGACGCCGACGCGCGACAGATCGCTTTCGAAACCCACGGCCTCATCCTCGCCCTCCATTACGAAGCGCGCTTTCTGCGGGTGCCCGGCTCGATCGAGCGGGCCCGTCGCGGCTTCGACAACCTGCTCGAGCGCTGTGCCACGCCGGCTGCGCCGCGCCCTGCCGCCACCAAGCTGCCGCTCAAGCGCGTGCGCTGA
- a CDS encoding acyl-CoA dehydrogenase C-terminal domain-containing protein — protein MPIYNPPLRDMQFVLHEVFHIADELKALPAHADTDADTINAVIEEAGKFASEVIFPLNITGDQEGCVLDRTTHEVTTPKGFKEAYAKYVEGGWPALSCDPAFGGQGLPFVVSQCTFEMMNSANQAWTMYPGLSHGAYEALVAHGTEEQKKTYLPKLTSGEWTGTMCLTEPQCGTDLGMLRTKAEPQVDGTYKLTGNKIFISAGEHDMAPNIIHLVLARLPDAPKGSKGISLFAVPKYHVNADGSLGERNPIYCGGLEHKMGIHGNATAQIVIDGAIGSLVGQPHKGLAAMFVMMNAARLGVGNQSLGLTEVAYQNALAYAKDRVQMRSLTGPKAKDKEADPIIVHPDVRKMLLTAKAYAEGGRALQIFCTLLLDKEHDHPDEKVRKDSGELVALLTPIVKAFITDNGHIATHACMQVFGGHGFITEWGMEQFTRDNRINMIYEGTNTIQSLDLLGRKILGNNGASLKKFGKLVGALVAEEGVNEKMSEFITPVAVLGEQLTKFTTEIGFKGFQNPDEVGAAAVDYLRVAGHFVFGYLFARMAQVALREIAAGNTDPFYVAKLQTARFYFAKLFPETATLMRTARAGSKVLMDTDAALA, from the coding sequence ATGCCGATCTACAACCCGCCCCTGCGTGACATGCAATTCGTGCTGCACGAAGTCTTCCACATTGCCGATGAACTGAAGGCCTTGCCGGCACACGCCGACACCGACGCCGACACCATCAATGCGGTGATCGAAGAGGCCGGCAAGTTCGCGTCCGAAGTCATCTTCCCGCTCAACATCACCGGCGACCAGGAGGGCTGCGTGCTCGACAGGACGACGCATGAAGTGACCACGCCCAAGGGCTTCAAGGAGGCGTACGCCAAGTACGTCGAAGGCGGCTGGCCGGCGCTGTCGTGCGACCCGGCATTCGGCGGTCAGGGTCTGCCTTTCGTTGTGAGCCAGTGCACTTTCGAAATGATGAACAGCGCCAACCAGGCGTGGACGATGTATCCGGGCCTCTCGCACGGTGCGTACGAAGCGCTGGTCGCGCACGGCACCGAAGAGCAGAAGAAGACCTATCTGCCCAAGTTGACCAGCGGCGAGTGGACCGGCACCATGTGCCTGACCGAGCCGCAGTGCGGCACCGACCTCGGCATGTTGCGCACCAAGGCCGAGCCGCAGGTGGATGGCACCTACAAGCTCACCGGCAACAAGATCTTCATCTCCGCCGGCGAGCACGACATGGCGCCCAACATCATTCACCTGGTGCTCGCGCGGCTACCGGATGCGCCGAAGGGCAGCAAAGGCATCAGCCTGTTCGCGGTGCCCAAGTACCACGTCAACGCCGACGGTTCTCTCGGCGAGCGCAATCCGATCTATTGCGGTGGACTCGAACACAAGATGGGAATCCATGGCAACGCGACCGCGCAGATCGTGATCGACGGCGCCATCGGCTCGCTGGTGGGGCAGCCGCACAAGGGGCTCGCTGCCATGTTCGTGATGATGAACGCGGCGCGCCTCGGCGTCGGCAATCAGTCGCTCGGCCTCACCGAAGTGGCGTACCAAAACGCATTGGCTTACGCCAAGGACCGCGTCCAGATGCGCTCTCTGACCGGCCCGAAGGCGAAGGACAAGGAAGCCGATCCGATCATCGTGCACCCCGACGTGCGCAAGATGCTTCTGACCGCCAAGGCCTACGCAGAAGGCGGTCGCGCGCTGCAGATCTTTTGCACCCTGCTGCTCGACAAGGAACACGACCATCCGGATGAGAAGGTGCGCAAGGACTCGGGTGAACTGGTCGCGTTGCTCACGCCCATCGTCAAGGCCTTCATTACCGACAACGGCCACATCGCGACCCACGCGTGCATGCAGGTGTTCGGCGGCCATGGCTTCATCACGGAGTGGGGCATGGAGCAGTTCACGCGCGACAACCGCATCAACATGATCTACGAAGGCACCAACACGATCCAGTCGCTGGATCTGTTGGGCCGCAAGATCCTTGGCAACAACGGCGCATCGCTCAAGAAGTTCGGCAAGCTGGTCGGTGCGCTGGTGGCCGAAGAAGGCGTGAACGAGAAGATGAGCGAGTTCATCACCCCGGTTGCGGTGCTGGGCGAGCAACTCACCAAGTTCACGACGGAGATCGGCTTCAAGGGATTCCAGAACCCCGACGAGGTGGGAGCGGCTGCGGTCGACTACTTGCGCGTTGCGGGGCACTTCGTTTTCGGCTATCTGTTCGCGCGGATGGCGCAGGTCGCGTTGCGCGAGATCGCCGCGGGCAACACCGATCCGTTCTATGTCGCCAAGCTGCAGACGGCGCGCTTCTACTTCGCCAAGCTGTTCCCCGAGACCGCGACGCTGATGCGCACTGCGCGGGCCGGCAGCAAGGTGCTGATGGACACGGACGCGGCGCTGGCCTGA
- a CDS encoding LysR family transcriptional regulator, giving the protein MSNRLETLRVFCTAADAANFREAAVRLSVSPQVVTRAVRELEEDLGEPLFHRSTRGVRLTEFGSQLAERARTAVGGVDELFHRTDRRALSQHAGTVRVTAPHVYARLIPQALAPLLASYPGLVLDLRLSEQHADVVDQQIDIGVRAGPMRDARFVARSVGRMSLHVVGAPSLIEKVGTPHDLAALSALPLTALIDRSSGRPWPWAFSRKRLVTVSLPAFLTDDIDAECAAVLAGVGFGQLIGPLAEPWLQSGALVAVLAADAPEPWPIQVYRPQRSPVPARVRLVYDALIRAFK; this is encoded by the coding sequence ATGTCCAATCGCCTCGAAACCCTGCGCGTGTTCTGCACCGCCGCCGATGCCGCCAACTTCCGTGAAGCAGCCGTGCGCCTGTCGGTGTCGCCTCAAGTCGTGACCCGCGCGGTGCGCGAGCTGGAAGAAGACCTGGGCGAGCCGCTGTTTCACCGCAGCACGCGCGGCGTGCGGCTCACCGAGTTCGGTAGCCAGCTTGCAGAACGTGCGCGCACGGCGGTCGGCGGTGTCGACGAGCTGTTCCACCGCACCGACCGGCGCGCGCTGTCGCAGCATGCGGGCACGGTCCGCGTCACCGCGCCGCATGTGTACGCACGGCTCATTCCGCAGGCGCTGGCGCCGTTGCTGGCGAGCTATCCGGGACTGGTGCTCGACCTGCGCCTTTCCGAGCAACATGCCGACGTGGTCGATCAGCAGATCGACATCGGCGTGCGCGCGGGCCCGATGCGCGACGCCCGCTTCGTCGCGCGCAGCGTGGGGCGCATGTCGCTGCACGTGGTGGGCGCACCGTCGCTGATCGAAAAGGTCGGCACGCCACACGACCTCGCTGCGTTGTCAGCGCTGCCGCTCACCGCACTGATCGACCGCAGCTCGGGTCGACCCTGGCCATGGGCCTTCAGCAGGAAGCGACTGGTCACCGTGTCGTTGCCTGCGTTCCTGACCGATGACATCGACGCGGAATGCGCCGCCGTGCTGGCGGGGGTCGGCTTCGGCCAGCTCATCGGGCCACTGGCCGAGCCGTGGCTACAGTCCGGCGCGCTGGTGGCCGTGCTCGCAGCCGACGCGCCCGAGCCCTGGCCGATCCAGGTCTATCGCCCGCAGCGCTCGCCGGTGCCGGCGCGGGTGCGACTGGTGTACGACGCGCTGATTCGTGCGTTCAAGTGA
- a CDS encoding DUF2147 domain-containing protein, translating to MKHTKQLLVLPLLLAAMVGSALAQSSPVGLWRNVDDKTGETKAEIRIVEKSGALDGRIEKSLKKDSAADSVCEECADERKGKPIVGLDIIRGGKKVEGKDVWEGGKILDPENGKEYRASFTPIDGGRKLEVRGYLGPFWRTQTWLRAQ from the coding sequence ATGAAGCACACCAAGCAACTTCTCGTCCTCCCGCTGTTGTTGGCCGCCATGGTCGGTTCTGCCCTGGCGCAGTCGTCACCCGTCGGCCTCTGGCGCAACGTCGACGACAAGACCGGTGAAACGAAGGCCGAGATCCGCATTGTTGAGAAGAGCGGGGCGCTCGATGGGCGCATCGAGAAGTCATTGAAGAAAGACTCCGCGGCTGACTCGGTGTGCGAAGAATGCGCCGACGAGCGCAAGGGCAAGCCCATCGTCGGGCTCGACATCATCCGCGGCGGCAAGAAGGTCGAAGGCAAGGACGTCTGGGAAGGCGGCAAGATTCTCGACCCCGAGAACGGCAAGGAATACCGCGCCAGCTTCACCCCCATCGACGGCGGCAGGAAGCTGGAAGTGCGGGGCTATCTCGGGCCGTTCTGGCGAACTCAGACGTGGCTGCGCGCCCAATGA
- a CDS encoding cysteine hydrolase family protein gives MSTGATLVALKTALVIIDLQNDFLDAKGAYARGGDTNPPALLLPERVAAVARALKAAGGLVVASQFTLWPDASGAPMISPHLMALRPYLKQGDFAAGSWGQANVDALGGLIDVTVSKVAYSAFFNTQLDWVLRRAGIDTVAVCGIVTNGGVASTVRDAHMRDYRTLVLGDGCAAFGDERHQISLADMRNVAEVTDCRAFVGALA, from the coding sequence GTGAGCACCGGCGCAACCCTCGTCGCGCTGAAGACCGCGCTGGTCATCATCGACCTGCAGAACGACTTCCTCGATGCGAAGGGCGCCTACGCACGCGGTGGTGACACCAACCCGCCGGCGTTGCTTTTGCCCGAGCGGGTCGCTGCAGTCGCACGCGCGCTGAAGGCTGCGGGAGGGCTCGTCGTCGCCAGCCAGTTCACGCTGTGGCCCGATGCGTCGGGTGCGCCGATGATCTCGCCGCACCTGATGGCGCTGCGCCCGTACCTGAAGCAGGGCGACTTCGCGGCCGGCAGCTGGGGCCAGGCCAATGTCGATGCGTTGGGCGGGCTGATCGATGTGACCGTGAGCAAGGTCGCCTACTCGGCCTTCTTCAACACGCAGCTCGACTGGGTGTTGCGGCGCGCCGGCATCGACACGGTGGCGGTGTGCGGCATCGTCACCAACGGCGGCGTGGCCAGCACGGTGCGCGACGCTCACATGCGCGACTACCGCACCCTGGTGCTGGGCGATGGCTGCGCCGCGTTCGGCGACGAGCGACATCAAATATCGCTGGCCGACATGCGCAACGTGGCGGAGGTCACTGACTGCAGGGCCTTCGTGGGCGCGTTGGCATGA
- a CDS encoding FAD-dependent oxidoreductase produces MTATGSTSALKREIRRASRIDAEVRTSVAIVGAGACGLTAALMLHDVGIDCVVLERDAVPSGSTALSSGFIPAPDTRAQRAQGIVDDSADRFAADIQAKAHGDAAPALVQAYAQAIGPALDALQQRHGFDWIVLDGFLYPGHSRHRMHALPQKTGAALMARLQAAVEAAGIPVLTQALVDTLWLDTEDRVIGVGYQRPDGREERLACDVLLLACNGFGGNAEMVSTLLPEMADATFGGHAGNDGSAILWGEALGTRLRDLGGYQGHGSWVTPQGALMTWAVMMEGGIQVNREGRRFHDETRGYSEAAVQVLAQPDGIAWNVFDTPLLALARGFPDFCEAESVGALRRCESVAQLAACIGCDEIVLQATLDVMGMGYASAQPDGRSFSRVLAAPYFAVKVTGALFHTQGGLDVAPDMRVLRQDGSVLPNLLAAGGAAGGVSGNAVWGYLSGNGLLSAVAGGYLAAATAATAATAATAAKLIGNLKESNGE; encoded by the coding sequence ATGACCGCGACGGGATCGACCTCTGCCTTGAAGCGCGAGATACGCCGCGCCAGCCGAATCGATGCAGAGGTGCGAACCTCGGTCGCCATCGTCGGCGCCGGCGCATGCGGCCTCACCGCGGCGCTGATGCTGCACGACGTGGGCATCGACTGCGTGGTACTCGAACGCGACGCAGTGCCCAGCGGATCGACCGCGCTGTCGTCGGGATTCATCCCCGCGCCGGACACGCGCGCGCAACGGGCGCAGGGCATCGTCGACGACAGCGCCGATCGCTTTGCCGCCGACATCCAGGCCAAGGCGCATGGCGATGCGGCCCCTGCGCTGGTGCAGGCGTACGCGCAAGCGATCGGCCCGGCGCTCGACGCGTTGCAACAGCGGCACGGATTCGACTGGATCGTGCTCGATGGCTTTCTCTATCCCGGCCACAGCCGGCATCGCATGCACGCACTGCCGCAGAAGACCGGCGCGGCGTTGATGGCGCGGTTGCAGGCAGCGGTGGAAGCCGCGGGCATTCCGGTGCTGACGCAGGCGCTGGTCGACACGCTGTGGCTCGATACCGAAGACCGCGTCATCGGCGTCGGCTACCAGCGCCCCGATGGCCGTGAAGAACGACTGGCGTGCGATGTGCTGCTGCTGGCCTGCAACGGCTTCGGCGGCAATGCGGAGATGGTGAGCACGCTGCTGCCCGAGATGGCGGATGCGACCTTCGGTGGTCATGCCGGCAACGACGGCAGCGCCATCCTTTGGGGCGAAGCACTCGGGACGCGACTGCGCGATCTCGGCGGGTACCAGGGCCACGGCTCCTGGGTGACGCCGCAGGGGGCACTGATGACCTGGGCCGTGATGATGGAAGGCGGCATCCAGGTGAACCGCGAAGGCCGGCGTTTCCACGACGAAACGCGGGGCTATTCCGAGGCCGCGGTGCAGGTGCTGGCGCAGCCGGACGGCATCGCCTGGAACGTGTTCGACACGCCGCTGCTCGCGCTGGCGCGGGGCTTTCCGGACTTCTGCGAAGCGGAGTCAGTGGGTGCTTTGCGCCGCTGCGAATCCGTGGCGCAACTGGCCGCGTGCATCGGTTGCGACGAGATCGTTTTGCAAGCCACGCTCGATGTCATGGGCATGGGCTATGCGTCAGCGCAGCCCGACGGTCGCAGCTTTTCGCGCGTGCTCGCGGCGCCGTACTTCGCGGTGAAGGTCACGGGTGCGCTGTTCCATACGCAGGGCGGCCTCGATGTCGCACCCGACATGCGCGTGCTGCGCCAAGACGGCAGCGTGCTGCCCAACCTGCTGGCCGCCGGGGGGGCAGCGGGCGGTGTGTCGGGCAATGCGGTATGGGGCTATCTCTCCGGCAACGGCTTGCTGAGCGCGGTGGCGGGTGGCTACCTTGCCGCAGCGACTGCAGCGACTGCAGCGACTGCAGCCACGGCGGCCAAGCTCATCGGCAACCTGAAGGAATCGAATGGCGAATGA